A DNA window from Leopardus geoffroyi isolate Oge1 chromosome A1, O.geoffroyi_Oge1_pat1.0, whole genome shotgun sequence contains the following coding sequences:
- the IL9 gene encoding interleukin-9, with product MLLSVVLASALLLCSVASQRCSTLSGIHDVTYLINKLQEHPPSKCGCGTNVTDCLCLPIPSDDCTTPCFQEGLSQMTNSTVQTSFPLIFNRLKRTIKDLKSTKCQFFSCEQPCNQTSTGNVLTFLKSLQEILQKERMKGTV from the exons ATGCTCCTGTCCGTGGTCcttgcctctgccctgcttctcTGCTCTGTGGCCAGCCAGAGGTGTTCAACCTTGTCAGGGATTCATGATGTCACGTACCTCATTAACAAACTGCAG GAACATCCACCTTCAAAATGTGGCTGTGGCACCAAC GTGACCGATTGTTTGTGTCTGCCCATTCCTTCT GACGACTGCACCACACCGTGCTTCCAGGAAGGGCTGTCCCAGATGACCAACTCCACAGTGCAAACAAGTTTCCCCCTAATTTTTAACCGACTAAAAAGAACCATCAAAGACCTAAAGAGCACCAAGTGCCAG TTTTTTTCCTGTGAACAGCCGTGTAACCAAACTTCAACAGGCAACGTGCTGACGTTCCTGAAGAGTCTCCAGgaaattttacagaaagaaaggatgaaaggCACAGTATGa